One Tolypothrix bouteillei VB521301 DNA window includes the following coding sequences:
- the rpsK gene encoding 30S ribosomal protein S11, with protein sequence MARQQSNKKSGSKKQKRNVPNGVAYIQSTFNNSIVTITDSNGDVVSWASAGSSGFKGAKKGTPFAAQTAAESAARRAIDQGMRQIEVMVSGPGAGRETAIRALQGAGLEITLIRDITPIPHNGCRPPKRRRV encoded by the coding sequence ATGGCGCGACAACAAAGTAACAAAAAATCAGGTAGTAAGAAGCAAAAACGTAATGTCCCGAATGGGGTTGCTTACATCCAGTCTACCTTTAACAATAGCATTGTCACCATTACCGACTCAAACGGAGATGTTGTGTCATGGGCAAGTGCTGGATCTAGTGGCTTCAAAGGAGCCAAAAAGGGAACTCCCTTTGCCGCACAAACAGCGGCAGAAAGTGCAGCACGCCGAGCCATCGATCAGGGAATGCGCCAGATAGAGGTGATGGTTAGTGGTCCGGGAGCAGGTAGAGAAACAGCTATCCGAGCACTTCAAGGAGCAGGGCTGGAGATTACTCTCATTAGAGATATTACGCCAATTCCTCACAATGGTTGCCGTCCACCCAAGCGTCGCCGCGTGTAA